The nucleotide window CAGGTCGTGGTAAGCATCAATGACCCTATCGTTGATCTTGATGGCAGGCTTACTGACTTTGCTCAGGTTGACCCGGTCACCCAATGGCTCAGTGCTCCTCCAAACACAAAGTTCACAGAAATTTGTCCCGAAAAAGCGTTTGAGCTTGCCTACGCGCTCAGAATCCCAAGTATCTTGACGGCCGCCTTCAAGATCCTGGTCAGCGAAACTGCCGTCGACTACGCCAAAGCGCTCCGGTCGCCACGTCTTCCTAAAGAAAGCTGGGTGCAGCGTCCCCGAGATGACTACGGCGACTTCCCTTCTGATCCCGTCGAATACGGCGCCAGGGCTTTTCTTGATAGGATGACGGGCAAATACAAGTTGCTCAAATCTGATGCCGTTCTCAACTATCTCCCCACCCGGATCGCTGAATGGGACCATCTCATGGCGACGAAACAAGTTATCGATCGGTATGGGCATTctgaggtgaaggaggccTATGAGCGACTGACCAGGGGGTTGGTACATATCGTTCACGAGTACGTGGACAGAGTGATGACAGCTGAAACGCAAGGTTGCGAGATTGATGGCCTTCCGCAGAAAGTGGTCGAGTTGGTGGAGGCTCAACGACGGCATTACGTCCCCGCAAAGTCCCATTTGCCCTTGCATCTGGTATACTCAAAACTGGATCCCTCGCAAAAGGTTCTCACGCCGTACTTGTGGAGGAATTTGCGCGAGAAGCTCGAGACTTTTGCGGAGATGGCGAACACgaaggttgatggtgattaTCTAGAGCAGCTCAGGCTCACATTTAACAAGGAAATGTCGAGGATTCGCCATCCTGAGGCAGTGGAAATGTTGAGCGACATTGCgagtgctggtggtggcaatCGCCAAGTCTGGACGGGGTGGTTTGACCTGTTCAAGTTCCACAGCGGGTTGCACTATGCGCTCAAGGACTTGACCACCAGGGTGCTGGGGCATCACGATGAGAACATGTTTTCGTTCTTCCTTTCGGACCACTTGCTGCTGAATCTTGAGGATAGCGAGCTCAAGTACTTGCCGATTTGGGCAGATGGTGGGTTGGATGACGGGTCGGGGGGTGTCTTTCAGGAGGTCATTCCCGAGGCGGAGATGGGGCCGAGTGAGCCCGGGCCGGGTTATCATACAGGGTATACGGTTGCAGGGACGGACACGGACATGGCCAGTACGGTTGGGTATGCGCCTACGATGGTGAGTAAATCTGATTTGGGGTTCggagagttgttgttggatgatgCGACGGTGGCGAGGAGTGTAAGTGTTCAGCAGACTGGGGCTGAGGAGAGCGAGTGGGGTGGGATTATATCGGATAAtaagaggagggtggtggctgtgcCGAGTGAGATGACGAGCGAGGATCGGTTtacggagggggaggatggggagtggaATGAGGCTATGTATGAGAGGCCGGCGGGGCATCAGGCTGTTGGgcaggcgttggaggagtaTGTGGAGGagccggggttggagggtggCTTTttgaaggggaaaggggtggaCGATGTCATGAGtctggatgatgacgatgatgacgatgatgacgatgggaCCTCGACGCTGGACGGGTTTGAGGATATGGATGATGTGAACTTTGGGCTTTGAACATTTAAGGGGGTTTGTGTGGGGTTATGTAATCTGAAGAAATTTTTAGGTTGGGGGATATAATTTTAAGAGCAGATCTGCTGAATATCTTTGTCTTTCCTCTGTAGGAGGGGGATGAATTCACTTGAAATAAGGGTCACGATCTTGAGCAAGGCGTTTCGGTGTTTACTTGGGCTCTACCTAAACAATGTAGATTTTGAAAAATTTCATGTCAATAAATGGATATAGATGAGAGAAAAGACCATCATGGTCATCCTGATTTTTCCATCCGAGCTTTGTTAACAACAATGGCTGTCAAGCGCTGCCCAGTCTAGCAACTCCTGTCCGAGCGTGAGTAGCCGTCATGCTCAAGACGAGGTAGTGGTCGCCGTCGTTGTCGGACTCTTCGGTGCCATGGTTGCTCTCACCGTCGCTGTCCTCGTCCGACTCTTTGGTGGAAGAGCTGCTTGGATCTTCGGTACTCGAACTGCTTGACGCTTCGTCACCGGCTTCGGGCATCTCCACGTTACTGGGGCTTGCTCTCCTCGTCACTGGTGTTGTCCGATTCTTTGTCACTGGTTGGAGGGGGCGTTGAGGAGCGCGAGCGAGCGGGGCCACTTGCTGTATACCTAGATGATCACAGCGCGAATACCTAGGCGGGCTAACTGTATGTGCCATCTCTTACGGCCTTCCATAGGTCTGGTGGCATTCTTCCCATTTCGGCCATCAAGtcccggtggtgatggcatGCTGCCCCCTACGATCATGACATCAATGCTACGATGATGCAGACCTGAATAACCTGGAGGCCTGGTTACCTATCTTGGATAAGGTTTCCATAGACCGGACGATGGAGTCGATGGTGAAGAAACCATAGACGCCGTCGCGGGCGAGGGGCTCGCTGAAAAGGGTTCGTGTTGAACAGGATGAACGTAGGGGAGCACTGTGAAGAGGCGGAAGTTTCGGGACATGATTCTTGAACAAAACGCTAGGAGTAAACGGTAGGTGTGCAGtgaaagagcaaaaagaaggtAATTTACTTATTTTCGTCCGAGCTCGAAACACCCAGAATTGGTATGTACCACCGGCTAGACATTTGACAGATATCTTTGGAAATATAACTTCATTGCTGCAAATCCAACCCCCGTGGATGTCATCTGCACCTAATCGTCAGCCTTCAAGTACAGCAGCTCTACCTAAGCACCTTTATTCACACTGCCTCATGAGGAACGGTGACATTTCGCAATGATTTTGCTCTCCTATGGATGCACTATGGGTATTCTATCatccctcaacaccttcttTCCATACATCATATCATacttcaacctcgccccTATCTACACACCCTAACCACGGTTGATCGTATTACCAGCCCCCCTGGGGTTCTCCTCCACAAACTCATCCCACGCCCTAGCCTTATACATCTCTTTCTCGGCCTTTTCATAatcatcctcatccggcTCCGGCACCTGCCCACttgcctcccctcccccctcaataatcccacctctccttctctcttcctccaggtACTCATCAATCGTCATTGTCGGCAGATTATGACTCGGCCTAAACACCCCCTTGGCAATCTCCTGCCTGTTTGCCAACAGCGTAAACGGCTGCAGTGGCTTCCCCTGCTGTGACAAAATCGgtcctcctttccctccaAGAGCACGGTTCATTATGTCTAGTCTGTCGTTGTAACTGCCATCGCTGGTTATCCCCCGCCTACGCCTATCATCCTcggcttgctgctggtttTGCTGGGccgatggaggtggttgggggggtgccATGGACAAGATCTCCATTTCCCGATTTAGAGAGTCGAGAGCGTTGAAGGTAAGGTGAACACGATAAGCCAAATTAGCTAGGTGGACTTCTCGGACGACTTCCTCGTCGCCTGCTCCCGACGGGatgtcttcatcttctgTGGCGCCATACTCTGGACGGGCGCGGAGATAATCTAACTTTTGTCGGAGGGCTTTTTCGGTTTGGAAGTTTGCGATTTTGGCATTCCGGCGGACTGTTGGGTCGGAGGAGTTGGCGGTTGAaaaggtggatggggaggaggtgtagGCTTCGAGGAGTTTGGCTGattggggggtgaggagggagtagCTGTCtaggaggtggaggaagcgCTCGTAGAAATCACGGGCGGAGGTGAGGATTCTTTTGCGCTCGGGaagtgagggggtggggagctTTTGGGAGAGCTCGGCGAGGTGGTAGTTGattaggaggagggggaggtcggaggtggagaggtctTCGAGAGATTCGtttggggagaagagggagaggtgggataTTAGGTGAAGGGACTCTTGGTAGTCCttgatggcggaggagatggcgtCGGTGTATTCTTGGGAGTTGGGAGTGAAGGCCTGGGTTTCCAGAGCGATGCGCTGGGCTTCGGCGTCGGCGAAGACAGCTTTGAGGGAGCGAGGCTCGGTTTCCATGGTTACCTTCTATTCGATCAAAGGGTCCGAAAATGAATTGTATTTTTCAAAGAGCTTTAGTTTCTCGgtcggtgctggtggatGCCGGTGTTGTCTTTGGCGGCCGCTTGATATGGAGGGAGGGGCACTTGGAGAACCTGGAAATCCTGGCAGGGGTCCCTAAGCTCGGTTGACCCCACTTTGAAACTTCCCTACTGTAATAGAGCTGCCACCCGTTTGATCTTATCGTAATCTAATCTAATCAATCAACGACACGTCACTGTTTGGGGGGCACTCTCCTGGTGATCAAATCTGGGAGCAGTAACGGTCATAGTGAGTAGAGGAAGTTCTATAGCGGTTATCACAAGATTCACCTGCTCCAAGAAAAGTCCTTTCATCAAAACATGATTATTGACTGACAGATCCGTCATGTGGGCAGCTGCTGCCTCGATCGGTAAGTGGGGCGACTGACGGCACAATGGCGaccttcttcaaccatcGACTAACTTCTTCGGTGATGCATCAGACCATCAGGTTTTCCAAGAGCACTCTGCCTATAACACCGCCCATGCGCGTCAGCCCCCGTCGCTTGCCTTCTCTTTCCGTATTTGCCAGAGGAACCCGTTTAATCAGCTCAAGCAACAGCAGAATGGCGCTTCATCCCAAGCAAGACGACAAGCTCATATGCATGTTTGACACCCGGCGCTTTTGGAAACGAGAAAATAGCTAACACTCCATACAGTCGCCCCCACCGGGACACCAGCACTACTGGATTCAGGCCCTACACTTCCTCCTGGACAGGCCGCCCAGTTCTTGAAAGCTGAGCGCCAAGGCGGTCTCAAGAGGACTGACGTCGACCCGGAGAGCCCTATCACACAATTCCACACATGGTTCCAGCAAGCCTCGCTTCCCGAGGCCGGTGTTTTTCACCCAGAGACATGCACATTATCCACTGCCCAGCTTCCCTCTGGCCGTGTCTCCTCTCGTGTGGTATACATGAAGGAGCTTGATCA belongs to Podospora bellae-mahoneyi strain CBS 112042 chromosome 6, whole genome shotgun sequence and includes:
- the TAP42 gene encoding Type 2A phosphatase-associated protein 42 (BUSCO:EOG092648LP; COG:T; EggNog:ENOG503NYBK), with translation METEPRSLKAVFADAEAQRIALETQAFTPNSQEYTDAISSAIKDYQESLHLISHLSLFSPNESLEDLSTSDLPLLLINYHLAELSQKLPTPSLPERKRILTSARDFYERFLHLLDSYSLLTPQSAKLLEAYTSSPSTFSTANSSDPTVRRNAKIANFQTEKALRQKLDYLRARPEYGATEDEDIPSGAGDEEVVREVHLANLAYRVHLTFNALDSLNREMEILSMAPPQPPPSAQQNQQQAEDDRRRRGITSDGSYNDRLDIMNRALGGKGGPILSQQGKPLQPFTLLANRQEIAKGVFRPSHNLPTMTIDEYLEEERRRGGIIEGGGEASGQVPEPDEDDYEKAEKEMYKARAWDEFVEENPRGAGNTINRG
- a CDS encoding hypothetical protein (EggNog:ENOG503P2YW); protein product: MEQQQLIDDLASTPSPPAQDNMPMATESGSPRAVTFSEPQPEPPKPHQPHPATRNAMQQNFMDIVATRCHLAPAKGKDTSVLAFIIFPKDYIGTTCDGGRWGDFKLRMSYDSLIALNSAKINNMFKPRAQERFRRRLATDLGVKDLPEGVKYVLDFTPPVEGAELADLTAKLWLPKMVKLWFLAGHYSPDPVLKCFQDTDFRSRLMADSAVGAIMVMGHDDICRRQNCLTDASPWEVDGSCPGIVPDDESTPMCHIPLWRRIEDYCPIRHRVCIMRVLQAINGKDLMLNSAVRMWTVAQVAISLEVPQVVVDPVTQWLSAPPNTKFTEICPEKAFELAYALRIPSILTAAFKILVSETAVDYAKALRSPRLPKESWVQRPRDDYGDFPSDPVEYGARAFLDRMTGKYKLLKSDAVLNYLPTRIAEWDHLMATKQVIDRYGHSEVKEAYERLTRGLVHIVHEYVDRVMTAETQGCEIDGLPQKVVELVEAQRRHYVPAKSHLPLHLVYSKLDPSQKVLTPYLWRNLREKLETFAEMANTKVDGDYLEQLRLTFNKEMSRIRHPEAVEMLSDIASAGGGNRQVWTGWFDLFKFHSGLHYALKDLTTRVLGHHDENMFSFFLSDHLLLNLEDSELKYLPIWADGGLDDGSGGVFQEVIPEAEMGPSEPGPGYHTGYTVAGTDTDMASTVGYAPTMVSKSDLGFGELLLDDATVARSVSVQQTGAEESEWGGIISDNKRRVVAVPSEMTSEDRFTEGEDGEWNEAMYERPAGHQAVGQALEEYVEEPGLEGGFLKGKGVDDVMSLDDDDDDDDDDGTSTLDGFEDMDDVNFGL